The following coding sequences are from one Nitrosopumilaceae archaeon window:
- a CDS encoding toprim domain-containing protein encodes MNSKKDSIVVVEGKRDTSALQKLGYSGNICEFHRFKGLARFADSVSSYKNLIVLFDGDRKGKYLTSKIISQLEHRVRIDLSFKKKLVSITKGKVRHIEDLLKYATHDRFIDVL; translated from the coding sequence TTGAATTCAAAAAAAGACAGCATAGTAGTAGTTGAAGGAAAACGGGACACGTCTGCATTACAAAAACTAGGATATTCTGGTAATATCTGTGAGTTTCATAGATTCAAAGGGTTGGCAAGATTTGCTGATTCTGTATCAAGCTACAAAAATCTGATCGTATTGTTTGATGGCGATAGAAAAGGCAAATACCTGACAAGCAAGATAATATCTCAACTAGAACATCGTGTCAGAATAGATCTCTCATTTAAGAAAAAACTTGTATCCATAACAAAGGGAAAAGTCAGACATATTGAGGATCTCTTAAAATACGCGACACATGATCGGTTTATAGACGTATTATAG
- the dnaG gene encoding DNA primase DnaG, protein MPPTGIVKYHVKLSFDVDGLVEKADIIGAIFGQTEGLLGPEMNLNELQKVSKVGRIEVNTTASSTQTKGDALLPMSTDINTAALIAAAIESIDKVGPFVAHFKLEAIDDVRSAKKKEIVDRAKDIVQKWSTKTISEGEEMLKDVSEGGGGKLVTFGREKLACGSGVFDSPWIILVEGRADVINLLRAGYDNALAIEGARIDESIKELCNSKSKVVAFLDGDRAGGFILKELKALVNVDVVHRAPEGVEVEELTPIQIVEILKETAEDMKKETVKPKLQDPKDESIANVAKKVYPDLNESLEAVALNEDLGELFKVPVSEVVGKLSPGSGIKYLVLDGIITQRLIDAAKQAGIECVIGHRMANLKSADGMVLKTFTELGIA, encoded by the coding sequence TTGCCACCTACAGGAATTGTCAAGTATCACGTTAAGCTCAGCTTTGACGTCGATGGATTGGTTGAAAAGGCCGACATAATAGGCGCGATTTTTGGCCAAACAGAAGGTCTGCTTGGACCAGAGATGAACCTAAATGAACTTCAAAAAGTATCGAAGGTCGGTAGGATAGAAGTCAACACTACGGCATCGTCTACTCAAACAAAAGGTGATGCCTTGTTGCCCATGAGCACTGATATCAACACTGCTGCTTTGATTGCAGCAGCTATTGAAAGCATTGACAAAGTAGGACCATTTGTGGCTCATTTCAAACTAGAAGCAATCGATGATGTTCGTTCCGCAAAAAAAAAAGAGATTGTTGACAGGGCAAAAGATATTGTCCAAAAATGGTCTACTAAAACAATTAGCGAAGGAGAGGAGATGCTAAAAGATGTCTCAGAAGGTGGAGGCGGAAAACTTGTTACATTTGGAAGAGAAAAGCTGGCATGCGGTTCTGGCGTTTTTGACTCTCCATGGATAATTTTAGTTGAAGGAAGAGCTGATGTAATTAATTTACTAAGAGCAGGATATGATAATGCACTTGCAATTGAAGGTGCAAGAATCGATGAATCCATTAAAGAACTATGCAATTCAAAATCAAAAGTTGTTGCATTTTTAGATGGTGACAGAGCTGGTGGGTTCATACTAAAAGAACTCAAAGCTCTAGTTAACGTTGATGTGGTTCACCGCGCACCTGAGGGAGTTGAAGTTGAAGAACTAACGCCAATACAGATTGTGGAAATTTTAAAGGAGACTGCAGAAGATATGAAAAAAGAGACGGTTAAACCAAAGTTACAAGATCCAAAAGACGAATCAATTGCAAACGTTGCAAAAAAAGTCTATCCAGATCTTAATGAATCACTTGAGGCAGTAGCACTAAATGAAGACCTTGGTGAACTTTTCAAGGTTCCAGTAAGTGAGGTTGTAGGAAAACTTTCTCCAGGATCTGGTATAAAATATCTAGTTTTAGATGGAATCATTACACAAAGACTAATTGATGCTGCAAAACAAGCTGGAATAGAGTGCGTTATAGGTCATAGAATGGCTAACCTAAAATCTGCTGATGGTATGGTACTAAAAACATTTACAGAGCTGGGCATAGCCTAA
- a CDS encoding DUF120 domain-containing protein — protein sequence MPELKVQHILTLAELLAKGARHNFVTITTLSLGKSINKSQQAASKHLLELERDGYVERMRSGQRVSVRITTKGHTEMARISTILKSSLESSPSYIEFKGTIVSGMGEGAYYMSMKGYEKQFKSKLGYIPFPGTLNVKLKDKEFIEAKRTLDAHPGIMINGFSDGKRTYGWVKCYPSKINNSIDAALITLERTHHDDSVIELISKENIKKITKLSTGSQISIRVPIRSK from the coding sequence ATGCCAGAACTCAAAGTTCAACACATCCTTACACTAGCAGAACTTTTAGCAAAAGGTGCCAGACATAACTTTGTTACAATCACAACACTGTCACTAGGAAAAAGTATAAACAAATCACAACAAGCTGCATCAAAACATCTTTTGGAATTAGAAAGAGATGGGTATGTTGAGAGGATGCGAAGTGGACAACGGGTCTCTGTTAGAATCACAACTAAAGGACATACTGAAATGGCAAGAATATCTACAATTTTAAAATCAAGCTTGGAATCTTCACCATCTTATATAGAATTTAAAGGCACAATAGTTTCTGGCATGGGAGAGGGTGCATATTATATGTCAATGAAAGGGTATGAAAAACAGTTTAAATCAAAACTTGGTTACATCCCATTTCCTGGAACACTAAATGTTAAACTAAAAGATAAAGAATTCATCGAAGCAAAACGTACTCTTGATGCACATCCTGGAATAATGATAAATGGATTTTCTGATGGCAAGCGAACGTATGGTTGGGTAAAATGCTATCCTTCAAAGATCAACAATTCAATTGATGCTGCATTGATTACTTTGGAAAGGACGCATCATGATGATTCTGTTATAGAATTAATTTCAAAAGAAAACATCAAAAAAATAACAAAACTATCAACTGGCTCACAGATCTCAATCAGAGTACCTATTCGTTCAAAATAA
- a CDS encoding adenylyltransferase/cytidyltransferase family protein, whose translation MDALDKEIISALFVAALSKDDPISIIRRKLPVNPDHLKAKIESFVKHGIVESDKKTLTELGRSSLRVVLAGGVFDIIHPGHLHTLRAAKTLGDVLVVVIATDQTAQKMKSRIPLHNMELRRDLVNSLSMVDYAVVGYEGDIFKTVAYVKPDIIALGYDQVHQEKFITDGCRKINVNVSIARLQSPIPDIKSSKIENEYGSSIYRT comes from the coding sequence TTGGATGCACTCGATAAGGAAATAATTTCAGCATTATTCGTAGCCGCTCTTTCAAAAGATGATCCTATTTCAATAATTCGAAGGAAGCTTCCTGTAAATCCTGATCATCTCAAAGCAAAGATAGAATCATTTGTAAAACATGGAATAGTTGAGTCGGATAAAAAAACGCTTACAGAGTTAGGTAGATCTTCACTAAGAGTTGTTTTGGCAGGCGGAGTTTTTGATATAATACATCCTGGCCATTTACACACGTTACGAGCTGCAAAGACTCTTGGTGATGTATTAGTTGTTGTAATAGCAACAGATCAGACAGCACAAAAAATGAAGAGTAGAATACCTCTTCACAACATGGAGTTAAGACGCGATTTGGTAAATTCGCTTTCAATGGTGGATTATGCAGTAGTAGGATATGAAGGAGATATTTTCAAGACGGTAGCATATGTAAAACCTGATATCATAGCACTAGGATACGATCAAGTTCATCAGGAGAAATTCATAACTGATGGATGCAGGAAAATTAATGTTAATGTAAGCATTGCAAGATTACAATCCCCCATACCAGACATTAAAAGCTCTAAAATAGAAAATGAGTACGGTAGCTCTATTTACAGAACATAG
- the dph5 gene encoding diphthine synthase — MLWFVGLGISGPDGIGLDTLKILKSADVVFFEIFTSPIPQSEMLKIKKMVKGEFKTAPRWIVEDGKAILKEAKKKNVVLVSYGDPYIATTHIELRTRAILEKIKTKTIHAASAITSLVGECGLHYYKLGKPVTMMNEKQSVPSVYYTIYQNLIAGSHTIIILEYNNDKKFFLDPKDALTNLLWIENEQKRNVVDESSFAIVASRIGAKSQNIVAGKLSTLKKTSFGKPPHTIIIPGKMHFTEHDALKVLAKCLDEPFDNSSKIKKISDQMLQKYIPKARKALDEVTKQFKDDKSLQSVLENADLYLEDAEKFQSEGKDELAVLSIGYAEGLIDALRFSKGMDPWA; from the coding sequence ATGCTTTGGTTTGTAGGTCTAGGAATTTCTGGTCCTGATGGAATAGGTCTTGATACATTGAAAATACTAAAGAGTGCAGACGTAGTATTTTTTGAAATATTTACTAGTCCTATTCCACAATCAGAAATGCTAAAAATAAAAAAGATGGTAAAAGGCGAGTTCAAAACTGCACCAAGATGGATTGTAGAGGACGGAAAGGCAATTCTCAAAGAAGCAAAAAAGAAAAATGTTGTACTTGTCTCATATGGAGATCCCTACATAGCAACAACTCACATAGAATTGAGGACAAGAGCCATTTTGGAAAAAATTAAAACAAAAACAATCCATGCCGCATCTGCTATCACTTCATTAGTTGGAGAATGTGGTCTACATTATTACAAATTAGGAAAGCCTGTAACCATGATGAATGAGAAACAATCAGTCCCTAGTGTATATTATACAATTTATCAAAATCTCATAGCTGGAAGCCACACTATAATAATATTAGAATATAATAATGATAAAAAATTCTTCTTGGATCCAAAAGATGCATTAACAAATCTACTTTGGATTGAAAATGAACAAAAAAGAAATGTTGTTGACGAATCAAGTTTTGCAATAGTGGCATCAAGGATTGGTGCAAAAAGTCAAAACATAGTAGCAGGAAAATTATCCACACTTAAAAAAACGAGTTTCGGTAAGCCTCCACACACAATTATAATACCAGGAAAGATGCATTTTACAGAACATGATGCGTTAAAAGTTCTTGCAAAATGTCTTGATGAACCATTTGATAATTCTTCAAAGATTAAAAAAATTTCAGATCAGATGCTCCAAAAATACATTCCAAAAGCTAGAAAAGCATTAGACGAAGTAACAAAACAATTCAAAGACGATAAATCACTTCAATCTGTTTTAGAAAATGCTGATCTTTACTTGGAAGATGCTGAAAAGTTTCAAAGTGAAGGAAAGGATGAGCTTGCAGTACTAAGCATAGGATATGCAGAAGGACTGATAGATGCCTTGAGATTTTCAAAAGGAATGGACCCGTGGGCATAG
- a CDS encoding M20/M25/M40 family metallo-hydrolase — protein sequence MDSSITVTPRFSVKMLEKALRLYTPSLAEKPLAEFLADKCDDLGFENIHIDEVGNLIATKGAGSPKILLCGHMDTVPGKIKVKNDNGYIYGRGASDAKAPLMAMLLAAASIQNNSGTVVFAAVVDEEGNATGIKSLVKQKLDIDYAIFGEPSGIRNITIAYKGRIAINLKVNVGNSAHASAPWLAKNAIDESYVFIKELKDSLEANQSDKPKGMILTATLTEIKGGTSHNVTALECDAIMDIRIPVNMNCKTVGEKIATTVQEVAKKQGVNAFYSVLDETEPFEAPHNSPLVRALTLGVLDVEKARPQLIRKTGTGDMNIIGNALNIPVVTYGPGDPHASHTIDERVSVDEFLRSIEVFKQMLYHLKRLHSK from the coding sequence TTGGACTCTTCAATTACCGTAACACCAAGGTTTTCAGTAAAGATGCTTGAGAAAGCACTTAGGCTTTACACTCCTTCACTTGCAGAAAAACCTCTTGCAGAATTTTTAGCAGACAAGTGTGATGATTTGGGATTTGAAAACATTCACATTGATGAGGTTGGAAATCTTATTGCAACAAAAGGAGCTGGCTCTCCAAAAATTCTTTTGTGTGGGCATATGGATACAGTACCTGGTAAAATAAAAGTAAAAAATGACAACGGGTACATTTATGGACGTGGCGCTTCTGATGCAAAGGCTCCACTTATGGCAATGCTTCTTGCCGCAGCATCAATTCAAAACAATAGTGGAACTGTAGTATTTGCGGCAGTAGTAGATGAAGAAGGAAATGCAACAGGAATCAAAAGTTTGGTTAAACAAAAACTCGATATTGATTATGCCATCTTTGGTGAACCAAGCGGAATTAGAAATATAACAATAGCATACAAGGGAAGAATTGCTATCAATCTCAAAGTAAATGTAGGAAATAGTGCACATGCTAGCGCTCCTTGGCTTGCAAAAAATGCAATAGACGAGTCATATGTGTTCATTAAAGAACTCAAAGATTCACTAGAGGCAAACCAATCTGACAAACCAAAGGGTATGATCCTAACAGCTACTTTAACTGAGATAAAAGGAGGAACTAGTCACAATGTAACAGCACTAGAATGTGATGCAATAATGGATATCAGGATTCCAGTAAACATGAACTGCAAAACAGTTGGAGAAAAAATAGCAACCACAGTACAAGAGGTTGCAAAAAAACAAGGAGTTAATGCATTTTATTCTGTACTTGATGAAACAGAACCATTTGAGGCACCACACAACTCACCACTTGTAAGGGCATTAACTTTGGGAGTACTAGATGTTGAAAAAGCAAGGCCTCAGTTAATTCGAAAAACTGGAACCGGCGATATGAACATAATTGGAAATGCATTGAATATACCTGTTGTCACATATGGTCCAGGAGATCCACATGCATCTCACACCATAGATGAACGGGTTTCCGTAGATGAATTTCTTAGAAGTATTGAAGTTTTCAAGCAAATGCTTTATCATCTAAAAAGATTGCATAGTAAATAA
- the lysX gene encoding lysine biosynthesis protein LysX, whose translation MSSGLSILYDTIRWEEKALFDAGKKKDTDIKMVDCKNLFLDLDKGKDNFDTVLQRCVSYYRSLHSTAALEGKGVNVINSLNTSIFAGNKLFTHMLLQKQNIPTPFSAVAFSEEAALEALENNGYPMVLKPTVGSWGRMIALLKDRDSAEGIMESRERMYPIYQVYYLEEFVQRPPRDIRAITIGDKVVAAIYRYSGDGQWKTNMALGGRAEVCEVTKELEDICIKAKNAVYGQIVGVDLMESKEKGLVVHEVNNTTEYKNTVRVTGVDIPAMMIDYALQSRK comes from the coding sequence GTGAGTTCAGGTTTATCGATTCTTTACGACACCATCCGGTGGGAAGAAAAAGCACTCTTTGACGCAGGCAAGAAAAAAGATACCGACATAAAGATGGTGGACTGTAAGAATTTATTTTTAGATTTAGACAAAGGAAAAGATAACTTCGATACCGTATTACAAAGATGTGTTAGTTACTATCGTAGTCTTCACTCAACAGCAGCACTAGAAGGAAAAGGAGTAAATGTGATAAATTCTTTAAACACCAGCATCTTTGCCGGAAACAAATTGTTCACACATATGCTTTTGCAAAAACAAAATATACCAACACCATTTAGTGCAGTTGCCTTTTCTGAAGAAGCTGCACTAGAAGCCCTAGAAAATAACGGTTACCCAATGGTGCTCAAACCAACGGTAGGTAGTTGGGGAAGAATGATCGCACTGTTAAAGGATCGCGATTCTGCCGAAGGAATAATGGAAAGCAGAGAGAGAATGTACCCAATTTACCAAGTATATTATCTAGAAGAATTTGTGCAAAGACCGCCCAGAGACATCAGAGCGATCACGATAGGAGACAAGGTAGTTGCTGCCATATACCGATACTCTGGAGACGGACAATGGAAAACAAATATGGCACTTGGCGGAAGAGCCGAAGTGTGCGAGGTGACAAAAGAATTGGAAGATATTTGTATCAAGGCAAAAAATGCTGTATACGGTCAGATAGTAGGAGTAGATCTAATGGAAAGTAAAGAAAAGGGCCTTGTTGTACATGAAGTAAACAACACAACAGAATACAAAAATACCGTCAGAGTTACTGGTGTAGATATTCCAGCAATGATGATAGATTACGCACTACAGTCGAGAAAATAA
- the lysW/argW gene encoding alpha-aminoadipate/glutamate carrier protein LysW/ArgW, giving the protein MKCLECDANISPPKDSMAGEIITCPDCGASFELVKGSTGFELKPAQTVGEDWGQ; this is encoded by the coding sequence ATGAAATGTTTAGAATGTGATGCAAACATCTCCCCTCCAAAAGATTCCATGGCAGGAGAAATAATAACATGTCCAGATTGTGGTGCAAGCTTTGAACTTGTAAAAGGATCTACCGGCTTTGAGTTAAAACCAGCACAAACTGTTGGTGAGGACTGGGGCCAGTGA
- a CDS encoding 2-isopropylmalate synthase, which translates to MDDPNYYAYKYNEIGVKPKKIHVLDSTLREGEQHPGVTFSNKQRIQIAWMLDYFGVDQIEISPVVSSDHKEATKTIIKQGLRADIVAHVRALKEDVDIALDCDATWMATYLGMSDIHLNDKLRITREEALRRAVETVEYAKSHGLKMRFTMEDASRAEPEFLIKMCKAIEEVGVDRISIPDTVGIMRPNGMYNLVKTVRDQIKIPLDVHCHNDIGLALANAFAGCDAGADQIHTTIDGIGERTGIPALAETAIALSYLYKSPNSFRLDMLMDLSRLIEQYTTIRPYDSKPIVGATAYKHKAGTHLAAILRNPAAYEPIDPKVVGNRRRIVFGELAGKNGAAYLMSLLGLEQNDEHAKAVAAGLKNLRMGDLLEIPLDDRLERKIINDTQVKIKTGK; encoded by the coding sequence ATGGACGATCCGAATTACTACGCATACAAATATAATGAAATTGGAGTAAAACCAAAGAAAATTCATGTCCTAGATAGCACTCTAAGAGAAGGAGAACAACATCCAGGAGTTACATTTTCAAACAAACAACGAATCCAAATTGCATGGATGCTTGATTATTTTGGTGTTGATCAAATTGAGATTTCTCCAGTTGTATCAAGTGATCATAAAGAAGCAACAAAAACAATAATCAAACAAGGATTAAGAGCAGATATTGTAGCACATGTACGTGCCTTGAAGGAAGATGTCGATATTGCACTTGATTGCGATGCAACTTGGATGGCCACATATCTTGGAATGTCAGATATACATCTAAATGATAAATTAAGAATAACTAGAGAAGAGGCGTTACGCAGAGCAGTTGAGACTGTAGAATATGCAAAATCACACGGACTCAAAATGAGATTTACAATGGAAGATGCCAGCAGAGCAGAGCCAGAATTTTTGATAAAGATGTGTAAGGCAATTGAAGAAGTTGGTGTTGACAGAATAAGTATTCCAGATACGGTAGGAATAATGCGCCCAAATGGAATGTATAATTTAGTAAAAACAGTTCGTGATCAAATAAAAATACCACTTGATGTACACTGTCATAATGATATTGGGCTGGCATTAGCAAATGCATTTGCTGGTTGTGATGCCGGAGCAGATCAAATTCACACTACAATAGACGGGATTGGTGAAAGGACTGGAATTCCTGCATTAGCAGAAACTGCAATTGCATTATCCTATCTTTACAAATCTCCAAACAGTTTCAGGTTAGATATGTTAATGGATCTCTCAAGGTTAATCGAACAATATACTACTATCAGACCATATGATTCCAAGCCAATAGTTGGTGCTACTGCCTACAAACACAAGGCAGGAACTCATCTAGCTGCTATTCTTAGAAACCCTGCAGCATACGAGCCAATTGATCCCAAAGTAGTAGGAAACCGGAGAAGAATAGTATTTGGAGAACTGGCTGGTAAAAACGGTGCGGCATATCTAATGTCTCTTTTAGGTTTAGAACAAAATGATGAGCATGCCAAAGCTGTTGCAGCAGGTCTTAAGAACTTGCGAATGGGAGACTTGCTTGAAATTCCATTAGATGACAGACTGGAAAGAAAGATAATTAATGACACCCAAGTGAAGATAAAAACAGGAAAATAA
- the lysM gene encoding HTH-type transcriptional regulator LysM codes for MSKDRTDDSIIEILKKDSRESFVVIGQKLGLSESAVRRRVKNLTDGGIIKKFTVETGDANATSAIILISVDSATDTSKVSAKLTKLHGVHTVYEITGQYDIAVIIRAPTITDINVCIDSLRKVPGVFDTNTVIILRTVT; via the coding sequence ATGTCTAAAGACAGAACAGATGATTCAATCATTGAAATATTAAAAAAAGATTCTAGGGAATCTTTTGTAGTGATAGGACAAAAACTTGGTCTTTCTGAATCTGCAGTAAGAAGAAGAGTAAAAAATCTTACTGATGGTGGAATCATAAAAAAATTCACAGTAGAAACAGGAGATGCAAATGCAACTAGTGCAATCATTTTGATTTCTGTGGATTCTGCAACTGACACATCCAAAGTTTCAGCAAAATTAACAAAGCTACACGGTGTCCATACTGTTTATGAAATTACTGGACAGTATGATATTGCAGTTATAATCAGAGCACCAACCATTACAGATATCAATGTGTGTATTGATTCTTTGCGCAAAGTTCCTGGTGTGTTTGATACCAACACGGTCATCATATTACGTACTGTAACTTAA
- a CDS encoding aspartate aminotransferase family protein, whose amino-acid sequence MIEDQFMGNIYQRFPVTIERGLGSHVWDTNGKEYIDCMGGYGVALVGHCNPRVVKAIKEQLDKIITVHSSLYNKTRERFLETLMKIAPKNLNQVYLNNSGTEAVEAAIKFARKFTGKTGMVAMNGSYHGKSLGSLSITFSQKYRKPFEPLVEKVSFSPFGDIEVLRSTINSDTAFIIIEPIQGESGIHVAPDGFLQAVRKLCNEKGILLIFDEIQAGLGRTGKMWAGQHWDTTPDIMCLAKGIAGGVPMGATLVREDILACISKGEQSSTFGGNPLSCAAGIASVEALTQDGLVENAAKMGKLFREGLERLKEKHKIIREVRGKGLMIGVEMKFEVKDILFDGIANNLLLLYSGKNILRLLPPLVISESDITKALETLDMIIGKEEKRRNV is encoded by the coding sequence ATGATTGAAGATCAATTCATGGGAAATATCTATCAGAGATTTCCTGTTACAATAGAACGCGGTCTTGGTTCACATGTGTGGGACACTAACGGAAAAGAGTACATTGATTGTATGGGTGGATATGGTGTTGCTCTTGTTGGTCATTGCAATCCACGTGTTGTAAAGGCAATAAAAGAACAACTTGATAAAATAATAACAGTACATAGTTCACTTTACAACAAAACACGTGAACGATTCTTAGAAACTCTGATGAAAATAGCTCCAAAGAATCTAAATCAAGTTTATCTAAATAATAGTGGAACTGAGGCAGTAGAGGCCGCAATAAAGTTTGCAAGAAAATTCACCGGTAAAACTGGAATGGTAGCAATGAATGGCTCTTATCATGGAAAATCACTTGGATCTCTTTCAATTACATTTAGTCAAAAATATAGAAAACCATTTGAACCATTAGTAGAGAAAGTTTCATTCTCACCATTTGGAGATATTGAAGTTTTAAGATCTACAATAAATTCTGATACTGCATTTATCATAATAGAACCAATACAGGGAGAAAGTGGAATTCATGTTGCACCAGATGGATTCTTACAGGCTGTTAGAAAATTATGTAATGAAAAAGGCATTCTTTTGATCTTTGATGAAATTCAGGCTGGCCTTGGCAGAACTGGCAAGATGTGGGCAGGTCAACACTGGGATACGACTCCAGATATTATGTGCCTAGCAAAGGGAATTGCAGGAGGAGTTCCTATGGGAGCTACATTGGTACGAGAGGATATTCTCGCTTGTATTAGTAAAGGTGAGCAATCATCTACTTTTGGAGGAAATCCTCTTTCATGCGCTGCAGGTATTGCTTCAGTTGAAGCCTTGACACAAGATGGATTGGTTGAAAATGCAGCAAAAATGGGAAAACTATTCCGAGAAGGATTAGAGAGATTAAAGGAAAAGCACAAAATTATTCGTGAAGTAAGAGGTAAGGGTTTGATGATTGGAGTAGAAATGAAATTTGAAGTAAAAGATATTTTGTTTGATGGAATAGCAAACAACCTTTTACTTTTATATTCTGGAAAGAACATATTGCGATTACTACCACCTCTTGTCATTTCTGAATCAGATATAACCAAAGCTTTAGAAACATTAGATATGATAATAGGAAAAGAGGAAAAAAGAAGAAATGTCTAA
- a CDS encoding [LysW]-aminoadipate/[LysW]-glutamate kinase encodes MITIKIGGSVVDGLHPSTISDLKKVSEKEKVILVHGGGKEVTKISEALGKEQKFIVSPGGIKSRFTDKETVEIFTMVMSGKINKMIVGMLQKNGINAVGLSGVDGRIIQAERKKKLIVINEKGRKMAIDGGYTGKIKEVNSSLIKSILDQGYVPVISPIAISEESDFLNVDGDRAAAYVAGKMQSDKILFLTNVDGLLMDEKLVKKLSLAEAKEILPKIGFGMEKKILAATESLEMGVKQALIANGQRENPISAAIAHDNCTVITK; translated from the coding sequence ATGATTACAATCAAGATCGGAGGAAGTGTAGTAGATGGACTTCATCCGTCAACTATTTCTGATCTAAAAAAAGTTTCAGAAAAAGAAAAAGTAATTCTGGTACATGGAGGAGGAAAAGAAGTAACAAAGATTTCAGAGGCATTAGGAAAAGAACAAAAATTCATTGTTTCTCCAGGCGGAATAAAAAGTAGATTTACTGACAAGGAAACTGTAGAGATCTTCACCATGGTAATGTCTGGAAAAATAAACAAAATGATAGTAGGAATGTTACAAAAAAATGGCATCAATGCAGTTGGACTGTCAGGTGTAGATGGAAGAATTATTCAGGCTGAACGCAAAAAAAAATTGATTGTGATTAATGAAAAAGGTCGCAAGATGGCAATAGATGGAGGATATACTGGAAAGATAAAAGAAGTAAATTCGAGTCTTATAAAATCAATCCTAGATCAAGGCTACGTTCCAGTCATATCACCAATTGCAATAAGCGAAGAATCTGATTTTCTTAATGTAGATGGAGATAGAGCCGCCGCATATGTAGCAGGTAAGATGCAATCTGACAAGATTTTGTTTTTGACTAATGTGGATGGTTTACTGATGGATGAAAAACTTGTAAAGAAACTTTCTTTAGCTGAAGCAAAGGAAATTCTTCCAAAAATAGGCTTTGGTATGGAAAAAAAGATACTTGCTGCAACAGAATCCCTCGAGATGGGAGTAAAACAAGCTCTTATTGCAAACGGTCAAAGAGAAAACCCCATATCAGCTGCCATTGCACACGATAACTGTACGGTGATTACAAAATGA